DNA from Merismopedia glauca CCAP 1448/3:
GAAGCTAAAAGTTCAATGCTAGCACCAATCTACATGGCAGACTTCTACGACAGCAACGGGATCGTACTCTGGACTACCCCCGTTGGCATGGAACCTAATCACGGAGACTGGCAGCCAGGGGCTAGAACCAATTGTATTATTATCCTGCCTCCCAATCCCCAAAAAATTGCAGCTATGAAAATCTCTCGTCTGTAATCGGGTAACTTCTGGGATCGATCCCGTAATGAGGTCGATCTCCATTTACTGCTGCTGTTGCAACCAAGCACTTAAATCCTCCACTTGTGAGATCTGAAACAGTCTTTCTAACAAAGCCTCTAACTGTTCGACAGATAAACCACCAATCCGTTCCCTCAACGATGCTTCCACCTCACCCAACCGCAAATCGAGCAAACGCATCACCATTGCTAGTGCCTCTTGCTGCCTTCCTTTTAATAGAATATCTTGATAAATTACCGAATCTTGCATCATCTCCTCCCGCAAAAATTGTCGAATCAAATCTTTTTCAAAGCGCAGACCCGCTAAAATCTCAGTGCATCCCGCCAAATTTTGTCGTTGCTCCCTATCAGCAATTGTAGCGAGTCTCTCAGCCACCCGTGCTAGCAAGCCTGGAGCAGATTCGATGCGGGTTAGAGGTGCTAGAGGTAACAAAGCGGGATTGTCGAGAAATAAGGCTGGATCTTGCTCCCAGAGTCGCAGCGAACGATAGCGATGAACGGTCGTCTCGTCTCGATATTCCTCAGTAAAGGCAATTTCGTTACTGGTTTCTTGTAAAAAGACCGCCACCTGCACCACAGCACACTGATACTGACGCTTCAACCTCACCGAGTAATCCAACATCCGAAACGGAATTGGTGGATTCGATAGAGGTTGCGTTTGAAATTCTAGGTGCAGAATTTGATGGGCAGTCCGTAAAAAAGTCACGGAATCAGCCCGTATTGGCTCTAAAGAGAGTTCTGTTTTCAGTACCTCTATTTCCTCTGGCTCAACTGCTAACAACCACCGCCCAAAATCTAAAGGATACTGTTCTGCCAAATATTTACAAACATTATCAAAACTCAAGTTATCATTTTCCCCTTGATTAATTTGGATGACAGCAAGCTGTTTATTTGAATATAGGCGACATTACAGGACTTACTTCCAGATTTCTCCCAAAACTTAGATTACCATTAATGCTAAGGATGATGAATA
Protein-coding regions in this window:
- a CDS encoding DUF4351 domain-containing protein translates to MSFDNVCKYLAEQYPLDFGRWLLAVEPEEIEVLKTELSLEPIRADSVTFLRTAHQILHLEFQTQPLSNPPIPFRMLDYSVRLKRQYQCAVVQVAVFLQETSNEIAFTEEYRDETTVHRYRSLRLWEQDPALFLDNPALLPLAPLTRIESAPGLLARVAERLATIADREQRQNLAGCTEILAGLRFEKDLIRQFLREEMMQDSVIYQDILLKGRQQEALAMVMRLLDLRLGEVEASLRERIGGLSVEQLEALLERLFQISQVEDLSAWLQQQQ